In one window of Corynebacterium mycetoides DNA:
- the mltG gene encoding endolytic transglycosylase MltG, whose protein sequence is MNSRQLSRQRTLGTAVVVVSILLIVGLIAWIAVSRSAGGGDFRGEGTGEEQVVEINEGSSVSALGPQLEEKGIVKSNSAFQSAAMAHPDSHSIQPGFYRLQKGMSAESAVTALLDPANRITPVQVHGGSTLMDVNVVGGPTRQGIYSQIEQVSCGDAPTADCASVDKLTQVAANADPASLGVPEWARETVAARAGDPKRLEGLIAPGEYIVDPSADADAILTDLITRSAKQYEATDIVTRAEAVGLSPYELLVAASLVEREAPAGEFDKVARVILNRLEAPMRLEFDSTVNYDLPTVEVATGDTARQRVTPWNTYAMDGLPETPIASPSMEAITAMENPAEGNWLFFVTVDKDGTTVFNDTFEQHLEDTQRAYESGILDSQR, encoded by the coding sequence GTGAATTCTCGACAGCTTTCTCGTCAGCGCACCCTAGGCACCGCAGTTGTGGTCGTCTCCATCCTGCTCATCGTGGGCCTCATCGCCTGGATCGCGGTGTCCCGCAGCGCCGGCGGCGGAGATTTCAGGGGCGAGGGGACCGGCGAGGAGCAGGTGGTGGAGATCAATGAGGGCTCGAGCGTGTCCGCCCTCGGCCCGCAGCTGGAGGAGAAGGGGATTGTGAAATCCAACTCCGCATTCCAGTCGGCGGCGATGGCGCACCCCGACTCGCACAGCATTCAGCCCGGTTTCTACCGCCTCCAAAAGGGCATGAGCGCGGAGTCCGCGGTGACCGCCCTCCTCGATCCCGCCAACCGCATCACGCCGGTTCAGGTGCACGGCGGCTCCACACTCATGGACGTCAACGTCGTGGGGGGCCCCACCCGCCAGGGCATCTATTCGCAGATCGAGCAGGTCTCGTGCGGGGATGCGCCGACCGCGGACTGCGCGAGCGTCGACAAGCTCACCCAGGTAGCCGCGAACGCCGACCCGGCCTCGCTGGGTGTGCCCGAGTGGGCGCGGGAAACGGTAGCGGCGCGGGCGGGGGACCCGAAGCGGCTCGAGGGCCTCATCGCACCGGGGGAGTATATCGTGGATCCCAGCGCCGACGCGGACGCAATCCTGACGGACCTGATCACCCGCTCGGCCAAGCAGTACGAGGCCACGGACATCGTCACGCGCGCCGAGGCCGTCGGCCTGTCGCCGTACGAGCTGCTCGTCGCCGCGTCTCTGGTAGAGCGCGAGGCGCCCGCCGGCGAATTCGACAAGGTGGCCCGCGTGATTCTCAACCGGCTGGAGGCGCCCATGCGCCTCGAGTTTGACTCCACGGTCAACTATGACCTGCCCACCGTCGAGGTGGCCACTGGGGACACCGCGCGCCAGCGGGTCACGCCGTGGAACACCTACGCCATGGACGGCTTGCCCGAGACCCCCATCGCCTCGCCGTCGATGGAGGCGATCACGGCTATGGAAAACCCGGCGGAGGGCAACTGGCTGTTCTTCGTCACCGTTGACAAGGACGGCACTACCGTGTTCAACGACACGTTCGAGCAGCACTTGGAGGACACCCAGCGCGCCTACGAGTCCGGGATCCTGGACTCCCAGCGCTAA
- a CDS encoding prepilin peptidase, whose translation MLIGGLVAGAWSLALVRYDLSRQRLPDVLTVPAALVAAAACLVWPAGLMGWVWPVAYLLGGRGVGGGDIKLAASLGVWCAVAGGLAAVLVAIVLASVFTLAAAAALRKRALAHGPSMLAAAWIVALYGLWGAGL comes from the coding sequence ATGTTGATCGGGGGTTTGGTAGCGGGTGCGTGGAGCCTCGCGTTAGTGCGCTATGACCTGTCGCGCCAGCGCCTGCCCGATGTGCTCACCGTGCCCGCCGCGCTGGTCGCCGCGGCCGCGTGCCTCGTGTGGCCGGCCGGGCTCATGGGATGGGTGTGGCCGGTGGCGTACCTGCTGGGCGGTCGGGGCGTGGGTGGCGGCGACATCAAGCTCGCAGCGTCTTTGGGAGTGTGGTGCGCTGTGGCCGGCGGGCTCGCGGCGGTCCTGGTCGCAATCGTTCTCGCCAGCGTGTTTACCCTCGCGGCCGCCGCTGCGCTGAGGAAGCGGGCGCTGGCCCACGGCCCGTCGATGCTGGCCGCTGCATGGATTGTCGCCCTTTATGGACTCTGGGGTGCCGGCTTGTGA
- the ruvX gene encoding Holliday junction resolvase RuvX, with protein MKVHPDTPGVDDPGKGRRIGLDVGTVRIGVAVSDRDARLAMPVETIDRVTGFRDRDGADIDRILKLIDDYAAVEVVVGLPRDLKGNGSSSVKHAKEIAFRIRRRSDVAVRMGDERLTTVAATHALRSSGVSEKAGRKVIDQAAAVEILQSWLDGRLTQLKETQQ; from the coding sequence ATGAAGGTACACCCCGACACACCAGGTGTGGACGACCCCGGAAAGGGACGCCGCATCGGGCTCGACGTCGGGACCGTGCGCATCGGGGTCGCCGTCTCGGACCGCGACGCCCGCCTGGCCATGCCGGTGGAAACCATCGACCGGGTGACGGGCTTTAGGGACCGCGACGGGGCCGACATTGACCGCATCCTCAAGCTCATCGACGACTACGCCGCCGTGGAAGTGGTCGTCGGGCTCCCGCGGGACCTGAAAGGCAACGGATCGTCCAGCGTGAAGCACGCCAAGGAGATCGCGTTCCGCATCCGGCGGCGCAGCGATGTCGCCGTCCGCATGGGCGACGAGCGGCTGACCACTGTCGCGGCCACCCATGCGCTTCGTTCATCCGGCGTCAGCGAGAAGGCCGGCCGAAAGGTGATCGACCAAGCTGCTGCGGTGGAAATTCTGCAGTCGTGGCTCGACGGCCGACTCACCCAACTGAAGGAGACCCAGCAGTGA
- a CDS encoding shikimate dehydrogenase produces the protein MAATTYRAAVLGSPIAHSLSPVLHSAGYAAAGLDTWEYSRIECTAEQLPGVVGGADESFRGFSVTMPAKFAALEFATEATPRARAIGSANTLTRIPGGWRADNTDCEGIAGALDVLLSDAGAESAPESALVVGAGGTARPALWALGERGVRTLTVLNRSDRAAEIAPLVRGADVRFVGFDASPDELEQLAIQADVIVSTVPAAALEEYAGLLAHAPVLDVIYDPWPTPLATAAAANGYTSVGGLVMLAEQSFSQFEQFTGVAAPRRQMREALFRHLAHRSL, from the coding sequence ATGGCGGCCACGACATACCGGGCGGCCGTGCTCGGATCGCCCATCGCGCACTCGCTTTCCCCGGTGCTCCACTCCGCGGGATACGCTGCGGCGGGCCTAGATACCTGGGAATACTCCCGCATCGAATGCACCGCCGAGCAGCTGCCCGGCGTGGTGGGTGGCGCCGACGAGTCTTTCCGGGGATTCTCGGTGACCATGCCCGCGAAGTTCGCCGCCTTGGAGTTTGCCACGGAGGCCACGCCGCGGGCGCGCGCGATCGGGTCGGCGAACACGCTGACGCGCATTCCCGGCGGGTGGCGGGCCGACAACACAGACTGCGAGGGCATTGCTGGCGCGCTGGACGTGCTCCTGAGCGACGCCGGCGCGGAATCTGCCCCGGAATCTGCCCTCGTCGTAGGTGCCGGCGGTACGGCGAGACCCGCGCTGTGGGCGCTGGGGGAGCGAGGGGTGCGCACGCTGACGGTGCTCAACCGCAGCGACCGCGCGGCCGAGATCGCGCCGCTGGTGCGCGGCGCGGACGTGCGTTTTGTGGGGTTCGACGCCTCCCCCGACGAGCTGGAACAGCTCGCGATCCAGGCGGACGTGATCGTGTCCACGGTGCCCGCCGCGGCCCTCGAGGAGTACGCGGGCCTGTTGGCGCACGCGCCGGTGCTCGACGTCATTTATGATCCGTGGCCCACCCCGCTGGCTACCGCCGCCGCGGCCAACGGGTACACGTCAGTGGGCGGCCTGGTCATGCTCGCGGAGCAGTCTTTCTCCCAGTTCGAGCAGTTCACGGGTGTTGCGGCGCCACGCAGGCAGATGCGGGAGGCGCTGTTCCGCCACCTTGCTCACCGCTCGCTCTGA
- the alaS gene encoding alanine--tRNA ligase yields the protein MQTHEIRERFTQHFVNAGHTPVPSASLILDDPTLLFVNAGMVPFKPYFLGQQTPPFESGTATSIQKCVRTLDIEEVGITTRHNTFFQMAGNFSFGQYFKEGAITHAWTLLTNAVEDGGYGLDPERLWVTVYLDDDEAAEIWETKIGVPAERIQRMGMEDNFWSMGIPGPCGPCSEIYYDRGPEFGKEGGPIADDTRYLEIWNLVFMESIRGEGDKKGGFDIVGELPKKNIDTGMGVERVACILQGVDNVYETDLLRPVIDAAVKLTGASYNAGNAGDDVRFRVIADHSRTAMMIILDGVTPSNEGRGYILRRLLRRIVRSARLLGATGNVLPTFMDTIMDTMTPSFPEIADNRERIQRVASAEERAFMKTLESGTHRFEEAAASVKSSGKATLPGAQAFELHDTYGFPIDLTLEMAREAGLEVDMDAFNTEMAAQRQRAKADNKAKKQGNVDESLYREWVDASPTEFVGYSELTHDAKVIGLVRDGQKVTEVSQGDEVEVILDVTPMYAESGGQMGDRGRIVVGDTVLNVGDVQKIGKKLWVHKATVQNGGLDLGQSVTAEVDGAWRHGARQAHTATHLIHAALREVLGPTAVQAGSLNKPGYLRFDFNYTEQLSEEQMEEITTITNQAVDADFAVNTIETSLEEARAMGAMALFGENYGDIVRVVEIGGPFSIELCGGTHVEHSSQIGPVAVLGESSVGSGARRIEAYSGLESFRYFSREAALASGLAAELKTPTDQLPERIAQLTERLRAAEKELETLHRQQLVSQTAEYATQAQQVGSFTLVALQLADGIGAGDLRTVAADVRERLGAAPGVVVLASADNGKVPFAVAATKAAVNAGIKAGDLVKLFGGYVGGKGGGKPDLAQGSGSNADGIAAGLAAVRDDVAQR from the coding sequence GTGCAGACTCATGAGATCCGGGAGCGCTTTACCCAGCACTTCGTCAACGCCGGCCACACTCCGGTGCCCAGCGCCTCGCTGATCCTGGACGACCCGACACTGCTGTTCGTCAACGCGGGCATGGTGCCGTTTAAGCCCTACTTCCTCGGTCAGCAGACGCCGCCGTTTGAAAGCGGCACCGCGACGTCCATCCAGAAGTGCGTGCGCACGCTCGACATCGAGGAAGTCGGCATCACCACCCGTCACAACACGTTCTTCCAAATGGCGGGCAACTTCTCCTTCGGCCAGTACTTCAAGGAGGGTGCGATCACGCACGCGTGGACCCTGTTGACCAACGCCGTGGAAGACGGCGGCTACGGGCTCGACCCCGAGCGGCTGTGGGTGACCGTCTACCTCGACGACGACGAGGCCGCCGAGATCTGGGAGACAAAGATCGGTGTTCCGGCCGAGCGTATCCAGCGCATGGGCATGGAGGACAACTTCTGGTCCATGGGCATCCCCGGACCGTGCGGCCCGTGCTCTGAGATCTACTACGACCGTGGTCCTGAGTTTGGGAAGGAAGGCGGGCCGATCGCGGACGACACCCGCTACCTCGAGATCTGGAACCTGGTGTTCATGGAGTCCATCCGCGGCGAGGGAGACAAAAAGGGTGGCTTCGACATTGTGGGCGAGCTGCCGAAGAAGAACATCGACACCGGCATGGGCGTGGAGCGCGTCGCCTGCATTCTCCAGGGCGTGGACAACGTCTACGAGACGGACCTGCTGCGCCCGGTCATCGACGCGGCCGTGAAACTTACCGGCGCCTCCTACAACGCGGGCAACGCGGGAGACGACGTCCGCTTCCGCGTGATCGCCGACCACTCTCGCACCGCCATGATGATCATCCTCGATGGCGTCACGCCGTCGAACGAGGGCCGCGGTTACATCCTGCGCCGACTGCTCCGCCGCATCGTGCGCTCGGCCCGACTTCTCGGGGCCACGGGTAACGTGCTGCCCACCTTCATGGATACGATCATGGATACCATGACGCCGTCGTTCCCGGAGATCGCGGACAATCGGGAGCGCATCCAGCGCGTTGCCAGCGCCGAGGAGCGGGCGTTCATGAAGACGCTGGAGTCGGGCACCCACCGGTTCGAGGAGGCCGCCGCCTCGGTGAAGTCCTCCGGCAAGGCGACCCTGCCCGGCGCCCAGGCCTTCGAGCTGCACGACACCTACGGTTTCCCCATCGACCTCACCTTGGAGATGGCCCGTGAGGCGGGCCTCGAGGTGGACATGGACGCGTTCAACACCGAGATGGCCGCCCAGCGCCAGCGCGCGAAGGCCGACAACAAGGCGAAAAAGCAGGGCAACGTGGACGAGTCCCTCTACCGGGAGTGGGTGGATGCCTCGCCGACGGAATTCGTCGGCTACAGCGAGCTGACCCACGACGCCAAGGTCATCGGCCTGGTGCGCGACGGCCAGAAGGTCACGGAGGTGTCCCAGGGCGACGAGGTCGAGGTGATCTTGGACGTCACCCCGATGTACGCGGAGTCCGGCGGCCAGATGGGAGACCGCGGCCGCATCGTCGTGGGCGACACTGTCCTCAACGTGGGCGATGTGCAGAAGATCGGCAAGAAGCTCTGGGTGCACAAGGCCACCGTGCAAAACGGCGGCCTCGACCTGGGTCAGTCGGTCACCGCAGAGGTTGACGGCGCGTGGCGCCACGGCGCGCGGCAGGCGCACACCGCGACCCACCTCATCCACGCCGCGCTGCGCGAAGTCCTCGGCCCGACAGCGGTGCAGGCGGGCTCGTTGAACAAGCCCGGCTACCTGCGCTTCGACTTCAACTACACCGAGCAGCTCTCCGAGGAACAGATGGAGGAAATCACCACCATCACGAACCAGGCCGTCGACGCGGACTTCGCCGTCAACACCATCGAGACGTCGCTGGAGGAGGCGAGGGCGATGGGGGCCATGGCCCTGTTCGGCGAGAACTACGGCGACATCGTCCGCGTGGTGGAGATCGGCGGGCCGTTCTCCATCGAGCTGTGCGGCGGCACGCACGTCGAGCACTCTTCCCAGATCGGCCCCGTCGCCGTGCTCGGCGAGTCCTCGGTCGGCTCCGGCGCGCGGCGCATTGAGGCGTACTCGGGCCTGGAATCCTTCCGCTACTTCTCGCGCGAGGCGGCGCTGGCGTCCGGGTTGGCCGCCGAGCTCAAGACGCCGACCGATCAGCTTCCCGAGAGGATTGCGCAGCTCACCGAGCGCCTCCGCGCCGCGGAGAAGGAGCTGGAAACGCTGCACCGCCAGCAGCTGGTCAGCCAGACCGCGGAGTACGCGACCCAGGCGCAGCAGGTGGGCTCGTTTACGCTGGTCGCCTTGCAGCTTGCCGACGGCATCGGCGCCGGCGACCTGCGCACCGTCGCCGCCGACGTGCGCGAGCGCCTCGGCGCCGCGCCCGGTGTGGTGGTGCTCGCCTCCGCCGACAACGGTAAGGTGCCTTTCGCCGTCGCCGCCACCAAGGCCGCCGTCAATGCCGGGATCAAGGCGGGCGACCTGGTCAAGCTCTTCGGCGGCTACGTCGGAGGCAAGGGCGGCGGCAAGCCCGACCTCGCCCAGGGCTCAGGCTCGAATGCCGACGGGATCGCGGCGGGACTCGCGGCGGTGCGCGACGACGTGGCGCAGCGCTAG
- the aroB gene encoding 3-dehydroquinate synthase, translated as MAIVEVNGPSPYKVHIGHSNLDEVTARIGQIGARKVLVVHQVPLAAVAREICGNLTSTSIECELAPIPDAEDGKTLEVAAGLWALLGEKRFGRQDVVIGVGGGAATDLAGFVAATWMRGIKVIQVPTSLLGMVDAAVGGKTGINTAAGKNLVGSFHEPDSVFIDLERLHTLPEEEIASGSAELIKTGFIADPRILELYMGNPHAHFAELVQRSVAVKAAVVGRDLKESGLREILNYGHTLGHAIELREDYAWRHGNAVAVGMMFVAHLARNRGLIGDEIVQMHEDVLRSVGLPTTYDAGAFDELYEAMTRDKKNRDGRVRFVALNGLGSCTRIEDSTVDEMRAAYAAIS; from the coding sequence ATGGCAATCGTCGAGGTCAACGGGCCGTCACCGTACAAGGTGCACATCGGCCACAGCAATTTGGATGAGGTGACCGCGCGCATCGGTCAGATCGGTGCGCGCAAGGTGCTCGTCGTCCACCAGGTGCCCCTGGCGGCTGTGGCGAGGGAGATCTGCGGCAACCTCACCTCGACGAGCATCGAGTGCGAGCTCGCCCCGATCCCGGACGCCGAAGACGGCAAAACGCTCGAGGTCGCCGCGGGCCTGTGGGCGCTGCTCGGCGAAAAGCGTTTCGGCCGCCAGGACGTCGTCATCGGTGTCGGAGGGGGCGCGGCGACGGACCTAGCGGGGTTCGTGGCCGCGACGTGGATGCGCGGCATCAAGGTAATCCAGGTGCCGACGTCCCTGCTGGGCATGGTGGACGCCGCGGTCGGGGGCAAGACCGGCATCAACACCGCCGCCGGCAAGAACCTCGTCGGAAGCTTCCACGAACCGGATTCCGTGTTCATCGACCTCGAGCGGCTGCACACCCTGCCGGAGGAGGAGATCGCCTCCGGCTCGGCGGAGCTGATCAAGACGGGCTTCATCGCGGACCCGCGCATTCTCGAGCTCTACATGGGAAACCCACACGCCCACTTCGCGGAACTCGTACAGCGCTCCGTGGCGGTAAAGGCCGCCGTGGTGGGTCGTGACCTCAAGGAATCCGGCCTGCGCGAGATCCTCAACTACGGCCACACGCTGGGCCACGCGATCGAGCTGCGGGAGGACTACGCGTGGCGCCACGGCAACGCGGTGGCCGTCGGGATGATGTTCGTCGCCCACCTCGCGCGCAACCGCGGTCTGATCGGGGACGAGATCGTGCAGATGCACGAGGACGTTCTCCGGAGCGTTGGGCTGCCCACCACGTACGATGCGGGCGCCTTCGACGAGCTCTACGAGGCCATGACGCGCGACAAGAAGAACCGCGACGGCCGCGTCCGTTTCGTGGCTCTGAACGGCCTCGGCTCCTGCACCCGCATTGAGGACTCCACGGTCGACGAGATGCGCGCAGCGTACGCTGCTATCTCATGA
- a CDS encoding replication-associated recombination protein A translates to MQDGLFGTDPAEGSAGNRGSSMFAVGEGAPLAARMRPRTLDEVVGQKHVLGEGTPLRRLVDGSGAASVILYGPPGTGKTTIASLIASTMGQDFVGLSALSSGVKEVREVISNARRNLARGTKTVLFIDEVHRFSKTQQDALLAAVENRTVLLVAATTENPSFSVVAPLLSRSLLLQLNPLEPDDIARVLDRAMDDDERGVGGGKKLDPGARQQLVLLAGGDARRALTYLEAAAEAVGDGETITADVVRTNINRAVVRYDRDGDQHYDVVSAFIKSIRGSDVDAALHYLARMIEAGEDPRFIARRLVIHASEDVGMADPSALQTATAAAHAVQFIGMPEGRLALAQATVHLATAPKSNAVYAAINRAQADVAAGNIGTVPAHLRDGHYKNAEKMGNAVGYVYPHDDPRGVVQQRYIPEGLDDAVYFEPSEHGAEKRIREYLGRLRRMVRGSE, encoded by the coding sequence ATGCAGGACGGATTGTTCGGCACCGATCCGGCAGAAGGCTCTGCCGGAAACCGGGGGTCCAGCATGTTCGCGGTGGGCGAAGGCGCGCCGCTGGCAGCGCGCATGCGCCCGCGCACGCTTGATGAGGTCGTCGGCCAGAAGCACGTTCTCGGCGAGGGTACACCTCTGCGTCGGCTTGTCGACGGCTCCGGTGCCGCCTCCGTAATCCTCTACGGCCCTCCCGGAACGGGCAAAACCACCATCGCTTCGCTCATCGCCTCCACGATGGGGCAGGACTTCGTGGGCCTGTCGGCGCTGTCTTCGGGTGTCAAGGAGGTCCGAGAGGTGATTTCGAACGCGCGCCGGAACCTGGCGCGCGGTACGAAAACGGTGCTGTTCATCGACGAGGTCCACAGGTTTTCCAAGACGCAGCAGGACGCTCTCTTAGCCGCCGTGGAGAACCGGACCGTCCTCCTTGTTGCGGCCACGACGGAGAATCCGTCGTTTAGCGTCGTCGCCCCCTTGCTGTCGCGCTCGCTGCTGCTCCAGCTCAACCCGCTCGAGCCGGACGACATCGCGCGGGTGCTCGACAGGGCGATGGATGATGATGAGCGCGGCGTCGGCGGCGGCAAGAAGCTCGACCCGGGGGCTCGGCAGCAGCTGGTCCTGCTGGCCGGCGGCGACGCACGACGGGCGCTGACGTACCTGGAGGCGGCTGCGGAGGCGGTGGGCGACGGCGAGACGATCACCGCCGACGTCGTGCGCACCAACATCAACCGGGCGGTGGTGCGCTACGACCGCGACGGGGACCAGCACTACGACGTCGTCTCCGCCTTTATCAAATCCATCCGCGGATCCGACGTGGACGCGGCACTGCACTATTTGGCGCGCATGATTGAGGCGGGGGAGGACCCGCGCTTCATCGCACGCCGTCTGGTCATCCACGCCTCGGAGGACGTGGGGATGGCGGACCCGAGCGCGCTGCAGACGGCTACCGCCGCGGCGCACGCTGTGCAGTTCATCGGCATGCCCGAAGGCCGCCTCGCGCTGGCGCAGGCGACGGTGCACCTGGCCACGGCGCCGAAGAGCAACGCCGTCTACGCCGCAATTAACCGCGCCCAGGCGGACGTGGCCGCGGGCAACATCGGCACCGTGCCCGCCCACCTGCGCGACGGGCACTACAAGAACGCCGAGAAGATGGGCAACGCAGTGGGATACGTCTACCCCCACGACGACCCGCGCGGCGTCGTTCAGCAGCGCTACATCCCCGAGGGGCTGGACGACGCGGTCTATTTCGAGCCCTCCGAGCACGGGGCGGAGAAGCGGATCCGCGAGTACTTGGGCCGCCTGCGCCGCATGGTGCGCGGGTCCGAGTAG
- the aroQ gene encoding type II 3-dehydroquinate dehydratase, protein MKVLVLNGPNLNRLGKRQPDVYGAETLADVDKRLGDKARELGVELECRQSNHEGELIDWAHEAADARWSVIINPGGLTHTSVALRDALAEVADAAGFVEVHISNINAREDFRHHSYLSPIALGVIAGLGTVGYDLALEYFTRRNHATC, encoded by the coding sequence ATGAAAGTCTTAGTTCTCAACGGGCCCAACTTAAACCGCCTCGGCAAACGGCAGCCCGACGTGTACGGCGCCGAGACGCTGGCGGACGTCGACAAGCGACTCGGCGACAAAGCCCGCGAGCTGGGGGTGGAGCTGGAGTGCCGCCAGTCCAACCACGAGGGCGAGCTGATCGACTGGGCCCACGAGGCGGCGGACGCCCGGTGGAGCGTCATCATCAACCCGGGGGGCCTCACCCACACCTCGGTCGCGCTGCGCGACGCCCTGGCCGAGGTCGCCGACGCCGCCGGGTTTGTCGAGGTCCACATTTCCAACATCAACGCGCGCGAGGACTTCCGCCACCACTCGTACCTGTCCCCGATCGCCCTCGGCGTAATCGCGGGCCTGGGCACGGTGGGTTACGACCTCGCGCTCGAGTACTTCACCAGGAGGAACCATGCCACTTGCTGA
- the aroC gene encoding chorismate synthase: MLRWITAGESHGRALVAMIENMPAGVPITRREIAYHLARRRLGYGRGARMKFEADELTLLGGIVHGRTIGSPIAIQIGNTEWPKWTTIMSPDPVDMDDPEVAKAMGSGRGARLTRPRPGHADFAGMIKYGHEHARPVLERSSARETAARVAAGAVARAFLREALGVEVVSHVISIGESEPYTGPAPAPADMEAVDASPVRAFDKKAEEDMIARIEAAKKDGDTLGGIVEVAVDGLPIGLGSHTSGDARLDAQLAAALMGIQSVKGVEVGDGFEEARRRGSEAHDEMVRDTSGVRRMTNRAGGLEGGMTNGEQLRVRAAMKPISTVPRALRTVDMATGDAATGIHQRSDVCAVPAGGVVAEAMVALVLARAVKEKFGGDSLEEVKRNVISYNDYVSQRLSFGGLDD, from the coding sequence ATGCTTCGTTGGATCACTGCCGGGGAATCCCACGGCCGGGCGCTTGTCGCCATGATTGAGAACATGCCGGCTGGCGTCCCCATCACCCGGCGGGAGATCGCCTACCACCTGGCCCGTCGTCGCCTGGGGTACGGCCGCGGGGCGCGGATGAAGTTCGAGGCGGACGAGCTGACACTGCTCGGCGGCATCGTGCACGGGCGCACGATCGGCAGCCCGATCGCCATCCAGATCGGCAACACGGAGTGGCCGAAGTGGACCACCATCATGTCCCCGGACCCGGTGGACATGGACGATCCGGAGGTGGCCAAGGCGATGGGGTCCGGCCGCGGCGCCCGCCTCACGCGGCCGCGTCCGGGCCACGCCGACTTCGCCGGGATGATCAAGTACGGGCATGAGCACGCGCGCCCGGTCCTGGAGCGCTCGTCGGCACGCGAAACCGCGGCGCGGGTCGCGGCGGGTGCGGTGGCGCGGGCGTTCCTGCGGGAGGCGCTCGGTGTAGAGGTGGTCTCCCACGTCATCTCGATCGGGGAGTCGGAGCCGTACACCGGACCCGCGCCCGCGCCCGCGGACATGGAGGCCGTCGACGCGTCCCCCGTCCGCGCGTTTGACAAGAAGGCAGAAGAGGACATGATCGCCCGCATCGAGGCGGCGAAGAAGGACGGGGACACCCTCGGCGGCATCGTCGAGGTGGCCGTTGACGGGCTCCCCATTGGGCTGGGCTCCCACACCTCCGGCGATGCCCGCCTTGACGCGCAGCTGGCGGCGGCGCTGATGGGCATTCAGTCGGTCAAGGGCGTCGAGGTCGGCGACGGCTTCGAGGAGGCGCGCCGGCGCGGCAGCGAGGCGCACGACGAGATGGTGCGGGACACCTCGGGCGTGCGTCGTATGACCAACCGCGCGGGCGGGCTCGAGGGTGGCATGACCAACGGGGAACAGCTGCGCGTGCGCGCCGCCATGAAGCCTATTTCGACTGTTCCCCGCGCCCTGCGCACCGTGGATATGGCCACCGGGGACGCGGCCACCGGGATCCACCAGCGCTCCGACGTGTGCGCCGTTCCCGCCGGCGGTGTCGTCGCCGAGGCGATGGTGGCGCTCGTGCTGGCGCGCGCGGTGAAGGAGAAGTTCGGCGGGGACAGTCTCGAGGAGGTCAAACGCAACGTTATCTCCTACAATGACTATGTTTCTCAGCGCTTGAGTTTCGGAGGACTGGATGATTGA
- a CDS encoding shikimate kinase, whose protein sequence is MIDSGSTEAEMVTPVVHSRPRVVLVGPPGAGKTTIGRRLASALNLPLVDSDELIEQGEGMPCGDVYVQNGEKKFREIEADYVARALATGGVVSLGGGAVLNDATRTLLKPHTVVWIDVSAEEGIRRTANETSRPVLSAADPEQHYRDLVAAREHLYREVAVHRVRTDERPPQRVVAEVLGIIDSQ, encoded by the coding sequence ATGATTGATTCTGGAAGCACCGAGGCCGAAATGGTCACCCCGGTGGTCCATTCCCGCCCCAGGGTGGTCCTCGTCGGGCCTCCCGGGGCGGGCAAGACGACGATCGGCCGCCGGCTGGCCAGCGCGCTGAACCTCCCCCTCGTGGATTCCGACGAGCTCATCGAGCAGGGCGAGGGCATGCCCTGCGGCGATGTGTACGTCCAAAACGGCGAGAAGAAGTTCCGCGAGATCGAGGCCGATTACGTCGCCCGCGCCCTAGCCACCGGCGGCGTGGTCAGTCTCGGCGGGGGAGCCGTGCTTAACGACGCCACCCGAACGCTGCTCAAACCCCACACCGTGGTCTGGATTGATGTCAGCGCGGAGGAAGGCATCCGCCGCACGGCGAACGAGACATCGCGCCCCGTGCTCAGCGCGGCAGACCCGGAGCAGCACTACCGCGACCTGGTCGCCGCCCGCGAGCACCTCTACCGGGAGGTCGCCGTCCACCGGGTGCGCACGGACGAGCGGCCCCCGCAACGGGTGGTTGCAGAGGTGCTGGGAATCATCGATTCGCAGTAG